One genomic region from Dehalobacter restrictus DSM 9455 encodes:
- a CDS encoding Rossmann-like and DUF2520 domain-containing protein, with translation MSENTIKFGIIGTGVVGTSLAILLEKAGLECIGVHTRGKRSYDHFRRYLPKEQLGLKQLVMESDLIFITTQDCNIEDAAARLSQEKDIKPGQIWIHCSGSLPSGVMCQDPVLPVGYLSLHPLQAFANIDVAVSVMKGTYFGIEGSSPEVERQGEELVMLLGGIPLKINPAKKSLYHAGAVVVSNYLVSLVLLAVKLFEQAGIERKDALAALLPLLAGSCRNIGKLGLPGALTGPIARGDAEVVARHLQSMPEEIRTVYRELGKLALELGLEKKLWDRASYRPEDLNDLEELLNDLGKETKQ, from the coding sequence TTGTCAGAAAATACAATAAAATTTGGAATCATCGGAACTGGCGTGGTCGGGACATCTCTGGCGATTCTGTTGGAGAAAGCAGGGCTGGAGTGTATCGGAGTCCATACCCGCGGCAAAAGGTCATATGATCATTTTCGCAGATACTTGCCAAAAGAGCAGCTTGGATTGAAGCAGCTTGTGATGGAGTCAGATCTGATTTTTATTACGACTCAGGATTGCAACATTGAAGACGCAGCGGCCAGACTTTCTCAGGAGAAGGATATTAAACCAGGTCAAATCTGGATTCACTGCTCAGGGTCTTTGCCTTCGGGAGTCATGTGTCAGGATCCTGTACTGCCTGTCGGCTACCTGTCTCTGCATCCACTGCAGGCCTTTGCAAATATTGATGTCGCGGTTTCCGTCATGAAGGGAACCTATTTTGGCATAGAAGGCAGCAGTCCGGAGGTTGAGCGCCAAGGGGAGGAACTGGTTATGTTATTAGGCGGAATTCCACTTAAAATTAATCCGGCTAAAAAAAGCCTTTATCATGCTGGAGCGGTTGTCGTCTCAAATTATCTTGTTTCGCTGGTCCTGCTGGCAGTCAAACTATTTGAACAGGCCGGAATAGAGCGTAAAGACGCTCTGGCTGCCTTACTTCCGCTGTTAGCCGGATCCTGTCGGAATATTGGCAAACTGGGGCTTCCTGGGGCGCTTACAGGGCCAATTGCCAGGGGAGATGCCGAAGTCGTCGCAAGACATTTACAAAGCATGCCTGAAGAGATAAGAACAGTCTATAGAGAGCTTGGAAAGCTGGCCTTGGAATTGGGATTAGAAAAAAAACTATGGGATAGGGCATCCTATCGCCCAGAAGATTTAAACGACCTGGAAGAACTTTTGAATGACTTAGGAAAGGAAACAAAGCAATGA
- the panC gene encoding pantoate--beta-alanine ligase — protein MIIAKKITETREKIASAKQLGKAVVLIPTMGFLHEGHQSMVKIARNQDPNHKKIYIVMSIFVNPLQFGPNEDYEKYPRDLARDSGLAEQAGVDLLFAPSVAEMYPDGKSLTAVQVSQITEVLCGASRQGHFQGVATVVTKLFNIIQPDEAYFGLKDYQQVAVIKQMTKDLNSPVKIVAFPTVRESDGLAKSSRNAYLSSEDRRQAPVLFRSLQEAEARIIEGETCTEVVREEIRQRISSESNGKIDYVEIRKADNLAAVDSIDCPVVIALAVRFGTTRLIDNIVVEV, from the coding sequence ATGATCATTGCCAAAAAAATAACTGAAACAAGAGAAAAAATAGCATCAGCCAAACAGCTGGGAAAAGCTGTTGTCCTTATACCCACGATGGGCTTCTTGCATGAAGGCCATCAGTCCATGGTCAAAATAGCCAGAAATCAAGATCCGAATCACAAAAAAATCTATATTGTGATGAGTATATTTGTGAATCCCTTACAGTTTGGTCCGAATGAGGATTATGAGAAATATCCGCGTGATCTTGCCAGGGATTCGGGACTCGCCGAACAGGCAGGAGTAGACTTGTTATTTGCTCCTTCGGTCGCGGAAATGTATCCGGACGGAAAAAGCCTTACGGCAGTTCAGGTATCCCAGATCACCGAGGTCCTCTGCGGAGCCAGCCGTCAGGGACACTTTCAGGGAGTAGCAACTGTTGTGACGAAACTTTTTAATATTATTCAACCTGATGAAGCCTATTTTGGCTTAAAAGATTACCAGCAGGTTGCTGTCATCAAACAAATGACAAAAGATTTAAATAGCCCTGTTAAAATCGTGGCCTTCCCGACGGTTCGAGAAAGCGACGGACTAGCCAAGAGTTCTAGAAACGCTTATTTGAGCAGTGAAGACCGGCGGCAAGCCCCGGTGTTATTCCGTTCATTGCAGGAAGCGGAGGCACGAATTATTGAAGGTGAGACCTGCACTGAAGTTGTCAGAGAAGAGATCAGACAGAGAATAAGCAGTGAATCAAACGGGAAAATTGATTATGTAGAAATAAGAAAAGCGGACAATCTTGCAGCTGTCGACAGTATTGACTGCCCTGTTGTGATTGCTCTTGCCGTACGTTTTGGCACAACGCGCTTGATTGATAATATTGTCGTGGAGGTGTGA
- the panD gene encoding aspartate 1-decarboxylase: MFRNMMKSKIHKARVTEANLNYVGSITIDRSLMEQADILENEKVQVVNLNNGARLETYVIPGEENSGMICLNGAAARLVQVGDQVIIISYGLFSDEESKGYTPKIVFVDEKNQPVRIDDVEVHGVQA, encoded by the coding sequence ATGTTCAGAAATATGATGAAATCAAAGATCCATAAAGCTAGGGTTACTGAAGCCAACCTGAATTATGTGGGAAGCATAACGATAGACCGCAGCCTGATGGAGCAGGCCGATATTCTGGAAAATGAGAAAGTTCAGGTCGTTAACCTGAATAATGGAGCAAGGCTGGAAACGTATGTTATTCCAGGAGAGGAGAATTCCGGAATGATCTGTCTAAATGGAGCAGCAGCCAGGCTGGTTCAGGTCGGGGATCAGGTGATTATTATTTCCTATGGGCTGTTTTCCGATGAAGAAAGCAAAGGATATACACCGAAAATTGTTTTTGTCGACGAAAAGAACCAGCCGGTCAGAATCGATGATGTTGAAGTGCACGGCGTACAGGCTTGA
- the nadA gene encoding quinolinate synthase NadA, translating into MDNDERKDQLINDINALRKQRKAVILAHYYQPRDIQDIADFVGDSLQLAQQAARTDADVIVFCGVHFMAESAAILSPEKTVLLPEPSAGCPMADMVEANRLKEAKTKLPGAKVVCYVNSSAEVKAVSDICCTSSNAEKIVQSLGKEEILFVPDGNLGGYIAAKTNRKINLWPGFCPTHHRLAREDILKAREEHQGAKVLVHPECREEVWREADYVGSTAGIIKYAENSTDTEFIIGTECGILHELTKRCPGKQFYMASAHMICPNMKKISLQKVKDTLSNMAPVVTVSKEIREKAVCALERMLAVQ; encoded by the coding sequence ATGGATAATGACGAACGCAAAGATCAGCTGATCAATGATATAAATGCTCTGCGCAAGCAAAGAAAAGCGGTAATTCTTGCCCATTATTACCAGCCGAGGGACATTCAGGATATTGCGGATTTTGTCGGAGATTCACTTCAGCTCGCCCAGCAGGCTGCCCGGACAGATGCGGATGTCATCGTATTCTGCGGGGTCCATTTTATGGCAGAAAGTGCTGCAATCCTATCCCCGGAAAAGACTGTCCTGCTTCCAGAACCTTCGGCCGGCTGCCCAATGGCTGACATGGTCGAAGCAAACCGGCTCAAAGAAGCGAAGACCAAATTGCCCGGTGCAAAGGTGGTCTGTTATGTTAATTCATCCGCAGAGGTGAAAGCCGTAAGCGATATTTGTTGTACATCATCCAATGCAGAGAAAATTGTTCAATCTCTTGGAAAAGAGGAGATCCTGTTTGTGCCTGACGGCAACCTCGGCGGATATATTGCAGCCAAAACGAACAGAAAGATTAACCTGTGGCCGGGATTTTGTCCGACCCATCACAGACTCGCCAGGGAAGATATCTTAAAGGCGCGGGAGGAACATCAGGGAGCAAAAGTTCTGGTTCATCCTGAATGCCGCGAGGAAGTCTGGCGGGAAGCCGATTATGTTGGCTCTACTGCCGGAATTATTAAGTATGCAGAAAATTCAACGGACACCGAATTTATTATTGGAACGGAATGCGGCATTTTGCATGAACTTACTAAACGCTGTCCTGGAAAACAATTTTATATGGCTTCAGCGCATATGATCTGCCCGAATATGAAAAAGATCAGCTTGCAAAAGGTCAAGGATACCCTTTCAAACATGGCACCGGTCGTTACTGTGTCAAAAGAAATCAGAGAGAAGGCGGTCTGCGCGCTGGAAAGAATGCTGGCCGTCCAATAA
- the nadB gene encoding L-aspartate oxidase yields the protein MNENDYLIPWDKDKLEIFQTEVLILGSGIAGLFAAIKLCPKYEVTVLTKKDVMASNTEHAQGGIAVALNEDDSPEFHYGDTIKAGAGLCNLKAVKILAEKGPECVSKLIDFGTKFDESNNKLDFTREGAHSKSRVLHAHGDATGGEIERALVEVVHSSPITVKENYYLIDFVKNSKAEVCGALVLNNITLAMEIWLAKAIILATGGAGQMYKHTTNPAVATGDGIAAAYRAGAELMDMEFIQFHPTALLLPGAPNFLISEAARGEGAVLVNSRGERFMEGVPGKELAPRDVVSREIWKQMQTGQVYLDFSPMGHSKVEQRFPGIHKTCLNYGVDISTDPVPVGPAAHYLMGGVRINEFGETNLPNLFACGECACNGVHGANRLASNSLLDGLVFASTISDTINQKIGEMPNPEDVLPYEGCPDECDVRDSAADPANLKEELQNILWDKVGIIRDEEHLRQAQAELNQLMERFNPHSEVSELELGNMLAIGMVIIKAALAREESRGGHFRRDFPNAEEHWQKHSVYMRGDYHVRYVSI from the coding sequence ATGAATGAGAATGACTATCTGATTCCCTGGGACAAGGATAAGCTTGAGATCTTCCAGACAGAAGTGCTTATTCTCGGAAGCGGAATTGCGGGATTGTTTGCAGCAATCAAACTTTGTCCCAAATATGAAGTAACCGTTCTGACCAAGAAAGATGTGATGGCAAGCAACACTGAGCATGCTCAGGGAGGTATTGCCGTTGCTCTTAATGAGGATGACTCTCCTGAATTTCACTATGGCGATACCATTAAAGCCGGAGCAGGGCTATGCAACCTGAAAGCAGTCAAGATCCTGGCTGAGAAAGGACCGGAGTGTGTCAGTAAGCTGATTGATTTTGGCACCAAATTTGATGAAAGCAATAATAAACTGGATTTTACGCGGGAAGGTGCCCACAGTAAAAGCAGGGTACTGCATGCTCACGGTGATGCCACCGGCGGAGAAATAGAACGTGCCCTGGTAGAAGTTGTGCATTCCAGCCCGATTACCGTTAAAGAAAACTATTATTTAATTGATTTTGTTAAGAACAGTAAAGCAGAGGTTTGCGGAGCTCTGGTGCTTAACAATATTACCTTGGCAATGGAAATATGGCTGGCTAAAGCCATTATCCTGGCCACGGGCGGTGCAGGTCAGATGTATAAGCATACGACCAATCCTGCGGTTGCGACAGGAGATGGAATAGCTGCTGCTTATCGGGCAGGAGCCGAACTTATGGATATGGAATTTATTCAATTCCATCCTACGGCCCTGCTGCTGCCGGGAGCGCCCAATTTTTTAATTTCGGAGGCAGCCAGAGGAGAGGGAGCTGTACTGGTAAACTCACGCGGAGAACGTTTTATGGAGGGTGTTCCCGGTAAAGAGCTTGCTCCGAGGGATGTTGTATCAAGGGAGATATGGAAGCAGATGCAGACAGGACAGGTCTATCTCGATTTCAGCCCGATGGGACACTCCAAAGTCGAACAAAGGTTTCCAGGAATCCATAAAACCTGTCTGAATTATGGCGTTGATATTTCTACAGATCCGGTACCGGTTGGCCCTGCTGCGCATTACTTAATGGGCGGAGTCCGCATCAATGAATTTGGTGAAACGAATTTGCCAAATCTTTTTGCTTGTGGTGAATGTGCCTGTAATGGCGTTCATGGTGCCAACAGGCTCGCCAGCAACTCCTTGTTGGACGGATTAGTATTTGCTTCAACCATTTCTGATACAATCAATCAGAAGATTGGCGAAATGCCCAACCCGGAAGATGTTTTGCCGTATGAAGGCTGCCCCGATGAATGTGATGTCCGGGATTCCGCTGCAGACCCGGCTAATCTGAAAGAAGAACTGCAGAATATTTTATGGGATAAAGTCGGAATCATTCGGGATGAAGAACATTTGCGGCAGGCCCAGGCGGAATTAAATCAATTGATGGAACGGTTTAACCCCCATTCTGAAGTATCGGAACTCGAGCTTGGCAATATGCTTGCGATTGGAATGGTGATTATCAAGGCTGCTTTGGCACGTGAAGAAAGCAGAGGGGGCCATTTCCGACGGGATTTCCCGAATGCGGAGGAACACTGGCAAAAGCATTCTGTCTATATGAGGGGGGATTATCATGTTCGCTACGTTTCAATATGA
- the nadC gene encoding carboxylating nicotinate-nucleotide diphosphorylase — translation MFATFQYEELIERALKEDIGTGDLSTLIIPKDYQSEARIYAKAHGIICGLFIAEMTFKKIDPYIDVQMQVEDGDSIGPGTLIMKINGSLAGILQAERTVLNFIQHLSGISSITKRFVELVSDLGVKVTDTRKTMPGMRNLQKYAVRVGGGTNHRFGLYDAVMLKDNHLDAIGNLAEAVQKIKTKVGHMVKIEVECETLEQVREAVLSGVDVIMLDNMSLQDMKTAVQYINHRVVVEASGGVREDTVRQIAETGVDIISVGRLTHSVEAIDFSMVVDDFKPSIQKHLHSAEKI, via the coding sequence ATGTTCGCTACGTTTCAATATGAAGAATTGATTGAACGTGCTTTAAAAGAAGATATTGGTACCGGAGATCTCAGTACGCTGATCATTCCTAAAGATTACCAGAGTGAAGCCAGAATCTATGCCAAAGCACATGGGATTATCTGCGGCCTTTTTATTGCTGAGATGACCTTTAAGAAGATAGATCCGTACATAGACGTTCAGATGCAGGTTGAAGACGGAGACAGTATCGGACCAGGGACCCTGATCATGAAAATTAATGGTTCACTGGCAGGAATCCTTCAAGCTGAAAGAACTGTACTTAATTTCATTCAGCATCTTTCAGGAATATCTAGTATTACCAAAAGATTTGTCGAACTTGTATCTGATTTAGGCGTTAAGGTCACAGATACGCGCAAAACGATGCCGGGTATGAGAAACCTGCAGAAATACGCTGTCAGGGTCGGCGGAGGAACGAACCACCGTTTTGGTTTGTATGATGCCGTTATGCTTAAGGATAATCATCTGGACGCAATCGGAAATCTGGCTGAGGCTGTTCAAAAAATCAAAACAAAAGTTGGCCATATGGTTAAAATAGAGGTTGAATGTGAAACGCTGGAACAGGTACGGGAAGCCGTTCTGAGCGGCGTTGACGTGATTATGCTCGATAATATGTCCCTGCAGGATATGAAAACAGCGGTTCAGTATATTAACCACCGGGTTGTCGTAGAGGCGTCCGGAGGAGTTAGGGAAGACACAGTGCGTCAAATTGCTGAGACGGGAGTGGACATTATTTCAGTAGGCAGGCTTACGCATTCGGTCGAAGCGATTGATTTTTCAATGGTCGTTGATGATTTCAAACCATCTATTCAGAAGCACCTTCATTCTGCTGAAAAAATATAA